One segment of Nostoc piscinale CENA21 DNA contains the following:
- a CDS encoding ArsR/SmtB family transcription factor gives MLENSPAALGPIADYFKVLSETSRLQVLCSLKSGSKNVSEIIEATGLGQANVSKHLKILAQAGIVHRQPQGVSIYYEIVDPLIFEICELVCDRLSIRLEQQTAQLKQLEALRSR, from the coding sequence ATGTTAGAAAATTCACCTGCTGCCCTTGGGCCAATTGCAGATTATTTTAAAGTACTTTCCGAAACTAGCAGGCTCCAAGTTTTGTGCAGTTTAAAATCAGGTAGCAAAAATGTCTCAGAAATTATTGAAGCTACCGGACTGGGACAAGCCAATGTGTCTAAACATTTAAAAATTTTGGCACAAGCAGGTATTGTTCACCGCCAACCTCAAGGAGTCAGTATTTACTATGAGATTGTTGACCCTTTAATTTTTGAAATCTGCGAACTGGTGTGCGATCGCCTCTCAATTCGTTTAGAACAACAAACGGCGCAGTTAAAACAACTAGAAGCCTTACGTAGCCGTTGA
- a CDS encoding sulfite exporter TauE/SafE family protein → MTWIIGHFLAACIGLSLGLIGGGGSVLALPVLVYVMGIPTKSAIAMTLAIIGTVSLLGIIPHWRAKNIQLKTALIFGSATMLGAFIGAKVALLPFVTETFQMLLFAIMMLFAAVFMIRRSSQKTAPDDQLALYPPPVCKYCWLWLMTEGLGVGILTGLIGVGGGFAIVPALVLLGKVPMKKAIGTSLLIIVFNSIAGFLSYWGHISFNWQLMLSFIVAASAGTIVGAYLAEFVPAHRLQKSFGYFLLAVAALVLFQNRHSFQSSKVSEYTPNLRDQLYISANKNHNTNTI, encoded by the coding sequence ATGACCTGGATAATTGGACATTTCCTAGCTGCTTGTATTGGGTTGAGTTTAGGTTTGATTGGTGGCGGTGGTTCGGTGTTGGCGTTGCCAGTTTTGGTTTATGTTATGGGTATCCCAACAAAATCTGCGATCGCTATGACTTTGGCGATCATCGGGACTGTGAGTTTGTTGGGTATCATTCCTCACTGGCGAGCCAAAAACATTCAGTTGAAAACAGCATTAATTTTTGGTTCCGCCACTATGCTGGGAGCATTTATCGGAGCAAAAGTAGCCTTGCTACCCTTTGTCACCGAAACTTTCCAAATGCTGCTGTTTGCCATCATGATGTTATTTGCAGCAGTATTCATGATTCGTCGTAGTTCTCAAAAAACCGCCCCAGATGATCAGTTAGCTTTGTATCCTCCACCAGTCTGTAAGTATTGCTGGTTGTGGTTAATGACTGAAGGATTAGGTGTCGGGATACTCACTGGCTTGATTGGTGTTGGTGGTGGATTTGCAATTGTTCCGGCTTTAGTGCTTTTGGGAAAAGTACCGATGAAAAAAGCAATTGGTACATCACTCTTGATTATTGTGTTTAATTCAATTGCTGGCTTTTTGAGCTATTGGGGACATATTTCTTTTAATTGGCAGTTGATGTTATCCTTCATTGTGGCTGCTAGTGCCGGGACAATTGTTGGCGCATATTTAGCAGAATTTGTTCCTGCTCATAGACTGCAAAAAAGCTTTGGCTATTTTTTACTAGCAGTTGCAGCTTTAGTACTGTTCCAAAATCGCCATTCTTTTCAATCCAGCAAAGTATCAGAATACACGCCGAACCTTCGCGATCAACTTTATATTTCTGCGAACAAGAATCATAATACCAATACTATATAG